The following are encoded together in the Vicinamibacterales bacterium genome:
- the rfbC gene encoding dTDP-4-dehydrorhamnose 3,5-epimerase: MTSAPHFTLTPGAVPGLIVIEPRVFADDRGFFMETWSARAFEAGGLDVRFVQEAHSRSARGVLRGLHFQQDPHAMGKLVRCTAGRVFDVAVDIRHGSPTFGRWGGLELSADNRRMLWIPPGFAHGFQALEDGSDVQYKSTAFYTPSAEAVIAWNDPDLAIAWPIPAPRLSARDADAPVLREHPFIRGRGTA, translated from the coding sequence GTGACGAGCGCCCCCCACTTCACCTTGACGCCGGGCGCCGTCCCGGGGCTGATCGTGATCGAGCCGCGCGTGTTTGCCGACGACCGCGGGTTCTTCATGGAAACCTGGAGCGCGCGCGCGTTCGAGGCCGGCGGCCTCGACGTCCGCTTCGTCCAGGAGGCCCATTCGCGCTCGGCGCGCGGCGTCCTGCGCGGCCTGCATTTCCAGCAGGATCCGCACGCGATGGGGAAGCTGGTGCGCTGCACCGCCGGCCGCGTCTTCGACGTCGCGGTCGACATCCGCCACGGTTCGCCGACCTTCGGGCGATGGGGCGGCCTCGAGCTCTCGGCCGACAACCGCCGCATGCTGTGGATTCCGCCGGGCTTCGCCCACGGATTCCAGGCCCTCGAGGACGGTTCGGACGTGCAGTACAAGTCGACCGCGTTCTACACGCCGTCGGCCGAGGCGGTGATCGCCTGGAACGATCCCGACCTGGCCATCGCCTGGCCGATCCCCGCGCCGCGGCTGTCTGCGCGCGACGCCGACGCGCCCGTCCTGCGCGAGCACCCGTTCATTCGCGGACGCGGTACAGCGTGA
- a CDS encoding HEAT repeat domain-containing protein: protein MFVVVVLTTVLGAGLGAPTATAQAVSLAPTLAEGWTALAAGDLPRATSSADRALTDAPRSANALALRIEIDLTRNGAAAALDSYERWLGSRKVEAPYILRQVARGHLRAVATARKPPASVDALAALAADGDQDALTDLGRAAEAPGSQEAKLLAAMGDPRAVQALIGQLRQPVANKLGIISALGDSGSPAAIQPLVELLTDPHEELRAGAAEALGRLGASDSIPKLKGLLQDPVPPVRLAAAAALYRLQDYSGAGLLQPLMASDIASVRLSAAQAMAVTPTPEWQATVRALLADPNELVQLGAARLMAPHDPQASAEAFERLGRSDNMAIREQAARSSIRTLTSDFTALRRYLRNADPSTSVQAANRILELTR, encoded by the coding sequence ATGTTCGTGGTCGTCGTTCTGACGACGGTTCTCGGGGCCGGCCTTGGTGCGCCGACCGCCACCGCGCAGGCCGTGTCTCTCGCGCCGACGCTCGCCGAAGGCTGGACGGCGCTGGCCGCCGGCGATCTGCCGCGGGCGACCTCGTCCGCTGACCGGGCTCTGACGGACGCGCCGCGCAGCGCGAATGCGCTGGCACTGCGGATCGAGATCGACCTCACCCGGAACGGCGCTGCGGCCGCGCTCGACAGTTACGAGCGGTGGCTCGGCAGCCGCAAGGTCGAAGCCCCGTACATTCTGAGACAAGTCGCGCGGGGGCACCTTCGAGCCGTCGCCACCGCACGAAAGCCGCCGGCGTCGGTCGATGCCCTCGCCGCACTCGCCGCTGACGGCGATCAGGACGCGCTGACGGATCTCGGTCGGGCTGCCGAGGCCCCGGGGAGCCAGGAAGCAAAGCTGCTCGCCGCCATGGGGGACCCGCGTGCCGTTCAAGCGCTGATCGGCCAGCTGCGACAGCCGGTCGCCAACAAACTGGGAATCATCAGTGCGCTCGGCGACAGCGGAAGCCCGGCGGCTATTCAACCGCTGGTTGAGCTACTCACGGATCCGCACGAGGAGTTGCGAGCGGGTGCGGCCGAGGCGCTTGGCCGGCTTGGCGCGTCGGACTCGATCCCGAAGCTCAAAGGTTTGCTCCAGGATCCGGTGCCGCCGGTCCGGCTGGCGGCGGCCGCGGCCCTGTACCGACTGCAGGACTACAGCGGCGCCGGCCTCTTGCAGCCGCTGATGGCGTCGGATATCGCGTCGGTCCGCCTGAGCGCAGCGCAGGCCATGGCGGTGACGCCCACCCCCGAGTGGCAGGCGACCGTGCGCGCCCTTCTCGCCGATCCCAACGAGCTGGTGCAGCTTGGCGCCGCCCGCCTGATGGCGCCGCACGACCCGCAGGCATCCGCTGAGGCCTTCGAGCGCCTCGGGCGCTCTGACAACATGGCGATTCGCGAGCAAGCCGCTCGCTCCTCGATACGAACCCTCACCAGCGACTTCACCGCACTGCGGCGCTATCTCCGCAATGCCGATCCGTCCACCTCGGTACAGGCGGCGAATCGGATTCTGGAATTGACGCGCTGA